A portion of the Bactrocera neohumeralis isolate Rockhampton chromosome 2, APGP_CSIRO_Bneo_wtdbg2-racon-allhic-juicebox.fasta_v2, whole genome shotgun sequence genome contains these proteins:
- the LOC126766972 gene encoding ecdysteroid-regulated 16 kDa protein: MKSYISTATIFIVLFALTNATEVRKCPKSAARALTADEVTISNCPKNKCTLKRNTEASIEMKIKPERDFNELNSDIQGIILDVPLPFPGYYGTSACPYIYDAEGKEKVGCPLKAGETYTYKNSFKILPIYPTVNLVIHWGLGDKQGDAVCFQIPAKIKS, translated from the exons ATGAAGTCCTACATCAGCACAGCTACCATTTTCATTGTGCTCTTTGCGCTGACGAATGCCACCGAAGTGAGAAAATGTCCCAAGT cgGCTGCACGCGCCTTAACCGCGGATGAGGTAACCATCTCGAATTGTCCCAAAAATAAGTGCACACTCAAGCGCAACACCGAGGCCAGCATTGAGATGAAGATCAAACCAGAACGTGACTTTAACGAACTCAATTCCGATATACAGGGTATTATTTTGGACGTACCACTACCGTTTCCCGGCTATTATGGCACCAGCGCCTGTCCGTACATCTACGATGCCGAGGGCAAAGAGAAGGTGGGCTGCCCATTGAAAGCCGGTGAGACGTACACCTACAAGAATAGCTTCAAAATACTGCCAATCTATCCGACTGTTAATTTGGTCATACACTGGGGTTTGGGTGATAAGCAGGGTGATGCTGTATGCTTCCAAATACCGGCTAAGATTAAGTCGTAA